The Panicum virgatum strain AP13 chromosome 3N, P.virgatum_v5, whole genome shotgun sequence genome includes the window TGCGCACGGCGTCGAGCATGGTGCCCGTGGTCCcccgatcgccggcggcgagggccttCTCGGCCTGTTCCAGGTTGTAGGCCAGGTCGTCGAACGAGTCCACGCAGTCGTTCAGCGGGCCCCGCGCCCCCGGCTGCGTCTTGGGGTCGTTCGCCAGCGCGGCCGCCgcatccgaggcctcggcggccttggcgcgCACGGCGGCCATCGCCAGCCGGAGCACCCCCGCGCCGTCGAGCCGCTTCCCGCCGGggagctgcggctgcggctgcttcGAGATGGACGACATGCACAGGTCCGGGTAGTCCGTCTTCAGGCACAGGCTCCGCACGATGTCGGCGCCGGGGATGAGCGGGATGGgcttcggcggcgccggcgcgggcttCGGCTTGGCCGGCGGCTTGCTGTGCGCCCCTCCCTTTTTCGAGACGCAGAAGGCGCCGGCCGGTGGCACCATCGtggtggcgaggaggagggtgaggaggcaggcgaggagcggcggcggcggcggcatggcgcgcATGGCGAGAGGCGGGGGAGGATGGAGGGCCCGAGCTGATCAGGGTCAGAGTAAATAGGAGGAGAAGTGGTCAATTAATAATTGTTTATCTAATAATAACTGCATACTTATTTGAAATGGGAAGGAAAGGA containing:
- the LOC120666488 gene encoding pectinesterase inhibitor 28-like translates to MVPPAGAFCVSKKGGAHSKPPAKPKPAPAPPKPIPLIPGADIVRSLCLKTDYPDLCMSSISKQPQPQLPGGKRLDGAGVLRLAMAAVRAKAAEASDAAAALANDPKTQPGARGPLNDCVDSFDDLAYNLEQAEKALAAGDRGTTGTMLDAVRTDVDTCDQGFEEREELKKVMGKRDAELAKLASNCLAIATAAGLR